One Tamlana carrageenivorans genomic region harbors:
- a CDS encoding aspartate kinase: MRIYKFGGASVKDAHGVKNVASVLQKTGYDHTLIVISAMGKTTNALEVVIKNYFENKSELQSSIQDIRKYHNAILLDLFDNENHPVFQKINQFFEELNIFFKINKSPDYSYVYDQVIGYGELVSTSIVSAYLNSINIKNNWIDVREQIKTDSYFRRANVDWDSTQRLINQNYDANTLNITQGFLASDSHNFTTTLGREGSDYTAAIYAYCLNAESVTIWKDVPGVLNADPRYFENAKLLNKISYREAIELAFYGASVIHPKTLQPLQRKEIPLFVKSFLNPEAPGTQIGKNEDLEPKIPCFIVKKNQALIALSSLDFSYIVEENISEIFSLLATYKMKVNVIQNSAISFSVCIDNIYDNLEKLLHHLKAKFKVTCHENVSLYTIRHYNEASIHQIEASKTVLLKQLTQETTQVVTK, from the coding sequence ATGCGCATCTATAAATTTGGCGGTGCCTCGGTTAAAGATGCTCATGGGGTGAAAAATGTCGCTTCAGTTTTACAGAAAACAGGCTACGACCATACACTTATTGTTATTTCGGCTATGGGAAAAACAACCAATGCCCTAGAAGTGGTGATCAAAAATTACTTTGAAAACAAAAGTGAGTTACAAAGCTCTATTCAAGATATTAGAAAATATCATAATGCCATTCTACTCGATTTATTTGATAATGAGAATCACCCTGTTTTTCAAAAAATAAACCAGTTTTTCGAAGAGCTTAATATCTTTTTTAAAATAAACAAATCGCCAGATTACAGTTATGTTTACGACCAAGTAATTGGTTATGGCGAACTAGTTTCAACAAGTATTGTTAGCGCTTATTTAAATAGTATAAATATCAAAAATAACTGGATTGATGTTCGCGAACAGATTAAAACCGATAGTTATTTTAGACGTGCCAATGTCGATTGGGATAGCACCCAGCGCCTTATAAATCAGAATTACGACGCTAACACATTAAACATTACCCAAGGTTTTTTAGCTAGTGATTCGCACAATTTCACCACCACCTTAGGACGCGAAGGCAGCGATTACACAGCGGCGATTTACGCCTACTGTTTAAATGCCGAAAGCGTTACCATTTGGAAAGATGTGCCTGGGGTTTTAAATGCCGATCCGCGTTACTTTGAAAATGCCAAATTACTGAACAAAATATCATATCGTGAAGCTATAGAACTGGCCTTTTACGGCGCTTCAGTAATTCACCCTAAAACCTTACAACCGCTACAACGCAAGGAAATTCCTTTATTTGTAAAATCGTTTCTAAATCCAGAAGCCCCCGGAACACAAATAGGAAAAAACGAGGATTTAGAACCTAAAATCCCTTGTTTTATCGTTAAAAAAAATCAAGCACTTATCGCTTTATCGTCTTTAGATTTTTCCTATATCGTTGAAGAAAACATCAGTGAGATTTTTAGTTTACTAGCCACCTACAAAATGAAGGTTAATGTCATTCAGAATTCTGCCATTAGCTTTTCCGTGTGTATTGACAACATTTATGACAATCTTGAAAAACTTTTACATCACTTAAAAGCAAAATTTAAAGTAACTTGCCATGAAAATGTTTCCCTATACACGATAAGGCACTATAACGAGGCTTCCATTCATCAAATTGAAGCCAGTAAAACCGTGTTATTAAAACAATTAACCCAAGAAACAACCCAAGTAGTAACTAAATAA
- a CDS encoding GNAT family N-acyltransferase, with product MSKPQDLGLVSAKEVAKAIQLDKYGFLGTFTGWILMKVLKISTLNKIYKRNKHLSDLPFLDGILEDFQIKFEIPEEDLKRLPKDGAYITISNHPLGGIDGILLLKLMLEQRSDFKIIANFLLHRIEPMKPFIMPVNPFEDRKDVKSSVAGFKNAILHIRSGHPLGIFPAGEVSTYHDGKLVVDRPWEETAMKLIQKARVPVVPIYFHAKNSPLFYKLSKISDTFRTAKLPSELLTQKKRVIKVRIGKPISVDDQKEYPSLQDFSDFLRRKTYLLSNSFEEASKLTSNITSNFKTAKPPKKIVTPVDRLLMLEELKTVREDGSRLLESKNYEVFLAEPQKIPNILREIGRLREITFREIGEGTNEAIDLDPFDNYYHHMFLWDNEKDVLAGAYRMGLGSQIFKTYGIDGFYLQDLFRFEPELYKMMSESIEMGRAFIIKAYQQKPMPLFLLWKGIVHTTLRFPEHNYLIGGVSISNQFSNFSKSLMIEFMKSHYYDPYIAQYVRPKKEFKVKLKDADKDFVFDETEADLNKFDRFIDEIEPGALRLPVLLKKYIKQNARLVAFNVDPLFNNSVDGLMYIKIADLPESTVRPVMEEFQAELESKIQNGKKEEEEEN from the coding sequence ATGAGTAAACCGCAAGATTTAGGACTCGTTTCCGCTAAAGAAGTTGCAAAAGCCATCCAGTTAGATAAATATGGTTTTCTGGGTACTTTTACGGGGTGGATTTTAATGAAAGTTTTAAAAATATCTACGCTCAATAAAATTTATAAGCGTAATAAACACCTGAGTGACTTACCTTTTCTAGATGGTATTTTAGAAGACTTTCAAATTAAATTCGAGATTCCTGAAGAAGATTTAAAGCGTTTACCTAAAGATGGCGCATACATTACCATTTCCAACCATCCGCTTGGAGGTATCGATGGTATTTTGTTACTTAAACTCATGCTAGAACAGCGTAGTGATTTTAAAATTATAGCCAATTTTTTACTGCATCGTATTGAGCCTATGAAGCCCTTTATCATGCCTGTAAATCCTTTCGAAGACCGAAAAGATGTTAAATCGAGTGTAGCTGGGTTTAAAAACGCCATTTTACATATTAGATCGGGTCACCCTTTAGGTATTTTCCCTGCCGGGGAAGTTTCTACATACCACGATGGGAAATTGGTGGTAGATCGACCTTGGGAAGAGACAGCCATGAAGCTTATTCAAAAAGCTAGAGTGCCTGTAGTACCTATATATTTTCATGCCAAAAACAGTCCGCTTTTTTATAAACTTTCTAAAATTAGCGACACCTTTAGAACGGCAAAATTACCGTCCGAACTACTCACTCAGAAAAAACGCGTTATAAAGGTTAGAATAGGAAAACCTATTTCTGTCGACGACCAAAAGGAATACCCATCTTTACAAGATTTTAGTGATTTCTTAAGACGAAAAACATATTTGCTTTCCAATTCATTTGAAGAAGCATCAAAGTTAACCAGCAACATCACCTCCAATTTTAAAACAGCCAAACCACCAAAAAAAATCGTGACACCGGTGGACCGACTCTTAATGTTAGAAGAGCTTAAAACTGTTAGGGAAGACGGCTCCCGACTTCTTGAAAGTAAAAATTACGAGGTATTCTTAGCCGAACCTCAAAAAATACCTAACATCCTTAGGGAAATAGGCCGCCTTAGAGAAATTACCTTTAGAGAAATTGGAGAAGGCACCAATGAAGCCATTGATTTAGATCCCTTCGACAACTATTACCACCATATGTTCCTTTGGGATAATGAAAAAGATGTTTTAGCTGGAGCTTACCGCATGGGCCTTGGCTCCCAAATATTCAAAACCTATGGTATCGATGGTTTTTATTTGCAAGACCTTTTTAGGTTTGAACCCGAACTGTATAAAATGATGAGCGAATCTATTGAAATGGGTCGTGCTTTCATCATTAAAGCATACCAACAAAAACCTATGCCTTTATTCCTGCTTTGGAAAGGCATTGTACATACCACATTACGTTTTCCAGAACACAATTACCTTATTGGCGGGGTGAGTATTAGTAATCAGTTTTCAAATTTCTCAAAATCATTGATGATTGAATTTATGAAATCGCATTACTACGACCCTTATATCGCCCAATACGTGCGTCCGAAAAAAGAATTTAAGGTAAAACTTAAGGACGCCGATAAAGATTTTGTTTTTGATGAAACCGAAGCCGATTTAAATAAATTTGATCGTTTTATTGATGAAATCGAACCTGGAGCTTTAAGACTTCCTGTTTTACTAAAAAAATACATCAAACAAAATGCACGTTTAGTAGCTTTTAATGTCGATCCTTTATTTAATAATTCGGTTGATGGCCTAATGTATATTAAAATCGCCGACCTTCCTGAAAGTACCGTACGTCCTGTTATGGAAGAATTTCAAGCTGAACTTGAGAGTAAAATTCAAAACGGAAAAAAAGAGGAAGAGGAAGAGAATTGA
- a CDS encoding DUF805 domain-containing protein: MKWYKKVLSQYTDFKGRSRRQEFWMFVLFNFIFAFIAAAIDNILGLAYNDNGTGPISLIYGLAVLIPGLAVAVRRLHDIGKSGIRFG, from the coding sequence ATGAAATGGTATAAAAAAGTATTATCACAATACACAGATTTTAAAGGACGCTCCAGACGTCAAGAATTTTGGATGTTTGTTTTATTTAACTTCATCTTTGCTTTTATTGCCGCGGCCATAGACAATATATTAGGGCTTGCTTATAACGATAATGGCACCGGACCTATTTCATTAATATATGGTTTAGCTGTTTTAATCCCTGGTTTGGCTGTTGCCGTTCGTCGTTTGCACGACATTGGAAAAAGCGGCATCAGATTTGGTTAA
- a CDS encoding TM2 domain-containing protein: MTEENNKNQDFNDSFESAKEKAKGFAEEAKETATEFAENAKQTFSTNDNQKLLAGILALLFGSFGLHKFILGYTKEGATLLGITILGVLLSCFGIGALFVWVSTVIGFVEGVIYLTKSDAAFSNVVQTTNGNSQTRD; this comes from the coding sequence ATGACTGAAGAAAATAATAAGAATCAGGACTTTAATGATTCTTTTGAATCGGCTAAAGAAAAAGCAAAAGGCTTTGCGGAAGAAGCTAAAGAAACCGCTACAGAGTTTGCCGAAAACGCGAAACAGACCTTTAGTACTAACGATAATCAAAAATTATTAGCTGGAATTTTGGCACTGTTGTTCGGGTCCTTTGGGCTCCATAAATTTATATTAGGATATACCAAAGAAGGAGCCACGCTTTTAGGGATAACCATTTTAGGCGTGTTATTATCTTGTTTCGGAATAGGAGCTCTATTTGTTTGGGTGTCTACGGTTATTGGCTTTGTTGAAGGTGTTATTTATTTAACCAAATCTGATGCCGCTTTTTCCAATGTCGTGCAAACGACGAACGGCAACAGCCAAACCAGGGATTAA
- a CDS encoding IS30 family transposase, whose product MVRKKTGRLTLKERIQIETLLTEKKNKSYIAITINRARSTVTREVNKWVQTDRDKYSAELAHWCAKDDYLNKRNIDKISKYPRLRIYVYRGLLSQWTPEQIAGRLKEEFPNDPIMSISHESIYRYIYAKPQASLNKKLIKLLVRKKTRRRPSKKRRRTGSKILNQVSIDLRPEHINLRNEIGHWEGDLMIGKDQKSAIGTIVERKSRYTLIIKLKARNSKEIAKMFSKELNKLDPIFKKSMTYDNGIEMARHETITKKTGMKIYFAHPYSSWERGTNENTNGLIRRYLPKGTDFNKIDLNTFIEIQEKLNNRPRKIIGFKTPNEVMIKELKIVA is encoded by the coding sequence ATGGTACGAAAAAAAACAGGTAGACTTACCCTTAAAGAAAGAATACAGATTGAGACTCTTTTAACTGAAAAAAAGAATAAATCATACATCGCTATAACCATTAACAGAGCTCGATCTACGGTTACAAGAGAAGTTAATAAATGGGTGCAAACAGATAGAGATAAATACTCAGCAGAACTAGCTCATTGGTGCGCCAAAGATGATTACCTAAACAAAAGAAATATTGATAAAATATCTAAGTACCCTAGACTTCGAATTTATGTCTATAGGGGCTTATTATCACAATGGACTCCTGAACAAATTGCTGGAAGACTAAAAGAAGAATTCCCAAATGATCCTATAATGTCTATTTCTCACGAATCAATTTATAGGTACATATATGCAAAGCCTCAAGCTAGTTTAAATAAAAAACTAATTAAACTCCTCGTACGCAAAAAAACAAGACGTAGACCCTCTAAAAAAAGACGCAGAACAGGATCTAAAATATTAAACCAAGTCAGTATAGACCTAAGGCCCGAGCATATTAACCTAAGAAATGAAATCGGACACTGGGAAGGAGATTTAATGATTGGGAAGGATCAAAAATCGGCTATTGGAACTATCGTAGAACGCAAATCTAGATATACATTAATTATCAAACTAAAAGCCAGGAACTCTAAGGAAATTGCTAAAATGTTTTCTAAAGAACTTAACAAACTAGATCCCATATTCAAAAAATCTATGACCTACGATAATGGAATTGAAATGGCAAGACACGAAACAATTACCAAGAAAACAGGTATGAAAATTTACTTTGCACACCCCTATTCTTCTTGGGAAAGAGGTACCAATGAAAACACTAACGGACTCATCAGAAGGTACCTCCCAAAAGGAACAGATTTTAACAAAATTGACTTAAATACATTCATCGAAATTCAAGAAAAATTAAACAATAGACCTCGTAAAATTATTGGATTTAAAACCCCTAATGAAGTTATGATAAAAGAACTAAAAATTGTAGCTTAG
- a CDS encoding DUF1801 domain-containing protein, which produces MQYKATSPEDYISQLPEDRVVPIKKLRATIVKHLPEGFEEGIQYGMIGYFVSHSLYPGGYHCKPEEPLPFMSFASQKNSINLYHSGIYAIPELYDWFVAEYPKHSKYKLDMGKSCIRFKKVEAIPYQLIGELVCKLSVADWISVYEKAIKRN; this is translated from the coding sequence ATGCAGTACAAAGCAACTTCACCAGAGGATTATATTAGTCAGTTGCCAGAAGATCGGGTAGTGCCCATTAAAAAGTTAAGAGCAACTATTGTAAAGCATTTACCCGAAGGTTTTGAAGAAGGCATTCAGTATGGCATGATAGGGTATTTTGTGTCGCACAGCCTATATCCAGGTGGCTACCACTGCAAGCCCGAAGAGCCTTTGCCGTTTATGAGTTTTGCTTCTCAAAAGAATTCCATAAATCTTTACCATAGCGGCATTTATGCCATTCCAGAATTGTACGATTGGTTTGTTGCCGAATATCCTAAACACAGTAAATACAAATTGGATATGGGAAAAAGCTGCATCCGGTTTAAAAAAGTAGAAGCTATTCCTTACCAGTTAATTGGAGAGTTGGTGTGTAAACTAAGTGTTGCCGATTGGATTTCGGTTTATGAAAAAGCTATTAAAAGAAATTGA
- a CDS encoding 2-hydroxyacid dehydrogenase, with protein sequence MKVLHLDTNHELLIDQLNALGFENHEDYTASKTDIEAKIHEYDGIILRSRFTIDKTFLDAASHLKFIGRVGAGLENIDCDYAESKGVFLASAPEGNRNAVGEHVLGMLLSLFNKLNKADAEVRAGKWLREANRGVELDGRTVGLIGYGNMGKAFAKKLRGFDVEVLCYDIKNGVGDDNAKQVSLAEFQEKVDVISLHTPQTPLTLNMIDSHFINQVKKPFWFINTARGKSVVTQDLVSALQSEKILGAGLDVLEYEKASFETLFSNELPQAFKYLIEAENVLLTPHVAGWTVESKEKLAQTIVDKIKAKFC encoded by the coding sequence ATGAAAGTCCTCCATTTAGATACCAATCACGAATTGTTAATTGATCAATTAAACGCTTTAGGTTTTGAGAATCATGAAGATTATACCGCTTCCAAAACCGACATTGAAGCTAAAATTCATGAGTACGATGGTATTATATTAAGAAGTCGTTTTACGATTGATAAAACCTTTTTAGACGCCGCAAGCCATTTAAAGTTTATAGGGCGTGTTGGTGCTGGATTGGAAAATATTGATTGCGATTACGCCGAATCTAAGGGCGTATTTTTAGCGTCGGCCCCAGAAGGGAATCGTAATGCAGTTGGCGAACATGTACTAGGGATGTTATTGTCGTTATTTAATAAATTGAATAAAGCTGACGCCGAAGTGAGAGCCGGGAAATGGTTACGAGAGGCCAACCGCGGGGTTGAGTTGGATGGCCGAACCGTAGGACTTATTGGTTACGGAAACATGGGCAAGGCCTTTGCCAAGAAATTACGTGGTTTCGATGTGGAGGTGCTTTGTTACGATATAAAGAACGGAGTTGGTGATGATAATGCGAAGCAGGTTTCACTCGCGGAGTTTCAGGAAAAAGTAGATGTTATTAGTCTGCACACCCCACAAACCCCACTAACTTTAAACATGATTGATAGTCACTTTATTAATCAGGTAAAAAAGCCCTTTTGGTTCATAAATACTGCGCGCGGAAAAAGCGTGGTGACTCAAGATTTGGTTTCAGCCTTGCAATCAGAGAAAATTTTAGGTGCCGGATTAGATGTTTTGGAATACGAAAAAGCCTCTTTCGAAACCTTATTTTCTAACGAACTCCCACAAGCTTTTAAATATTTAATTGAAGCCGAAAATGTATTGCTCACTCCGCACGTGGCCGGTTGGACCGTTGAAAGTAAAGAAAAACTAGCTCAAACCATTGTAGATAAGATTAAAGCGAAATTTTGTTAA
- a CDS encoding hybrid sensor histidine kinase/response regulator transcription factor, with amino-acid sequence MKKTICLPLLLIWVFYFSSWGQNLQKEYDFVSIKEGIPKVGIPDIVQDHKGFIWIATTATGLYKFDGINYTSYKHVLNDSTSLSSSRVDCTFIDSKQRLWVGTENGLDLYNCALDQFQRLVLDASNPNNDKITTITEDASNNLYIGTYGNGIYKLNINTFKVEKVANSTFHDQSHRININCMEHVGNNKLYVATNYGLKEIDVAENKLVHANFYTKDKTSFETEIATLMVDRNNQLWIGTQANQGVYKCTLNKNQNYSIINVKQIPLTTKKIITLAQLPDDTMMVGTENDGLFHLDQNDAIVKNYIYSKEDENSLLHNSIWKLYVDNDGRIWMGYFNSGVAISDALYDKFEDIKSSPNKDNSLKITSIMAIIKDENENLWMATDGGGIDVLNTKTNKITHINTEDQSVYSGLASNHIMSLFKDSKGNIWAGSWDHGLFFLKKGSRKFICYTTENAKELQSNTIRSITEDAEGVIWVGTSFQGLHAFNPQTQDFTHFNSEAFVRHRLNTTDVSKVLIDTNDNLWLGSVDGLFKIEKDGMHINKIYAFSDKINKTFNSSANTNYILSIYEDSKANIWVGTRGTGLYKYDPSNKQFEWFNKSNGLDEDNVAAIIEDADNNIWVSGNSGLTKITLNPLAYTNYSINDGLLSNDFNSGAVLKDSQGVLYFGNLKGLDYFHPNNLKTNAKVPILHLTDLKLFNEKVTPNQEDSPLNKTISETQSITLNSNQSVFTIEYTGINFTRPEKNNYAYYLEGYEDSWNYVGQKRSATYTNLDQGNYTFKLKASNNDGVWTETPLELSIEILPPWWKSNWAIILYIILFLISLYYLNHLTQSRIKEKELIRNERMQRIQQEELNQNKIQFFTNISHEFRTPLTLIMNPLKDLIHDTKLDLPHHVKNKHAIINKNADRLYRLINELMDFRKLEMHKLHVKARAINLLDFTKNIVSYFKEEANNKNILLSVDSDNPNATVWADVKMLEKIIFNLLSNAIKITPEGGAINIDLLATEQLYHLPLANKDEDVQAVEIIISDTGPGLNPEEADKIFERFYQVENQSKTYFGGTGIGLEVVQSFVKLHKGNIEVSSKVGVGTTFKILLPTGYNHFEENQIVFDDASEFLNDDDFSYVPTVTLEEETEEHLEVVASQKHTLLIIEDNQELRTYLKLELSKLYKVLVANNGVDGLKIAKETFPDVVLTDVVMPEMDGMEFCKHLKKDLSTSHIPVLMLTAKAKVEDRIEGIETGADAYLVKPFNIRLLKLRLAQLITSRQLIFNKYFSVISEVPQDVNSTPLDKEFIENVLNHINKNIGDPNLNVESLATQLNLSRSQFYRKIKALTNQTASEFLRNIRLQKAKQILEMGETNISKVCYATGFSSHSYFTKCFKNYFGFLPTEVKTKTAS; translated from the coding sequence ATGAAAAAAACTATATGTTTACCCCTACTTTTAATATGGGTTTTTTACTTCAGTTCTTGGGGACAGAACCTCCAAAAAGAATATGACTTTGTAAGTATCAAGGAAGGCATTCCTAAAGTTGGCATTCCAGATATCGTACAAGACCACAAAGGCTTCATTTGGATTGCTACGACTGCCACTGGCCTGTACAAGTTTGATGGTATTAATTACACCTCCTATAAACATGTTTTAAACGACTCGACCTCCTTAAGTAGTAGTCGTGTAGACTGCACCTTTATTGATAGTAAACAAAGACTTTGGGTTGGCACCGAAAACGGCTTAGACTTATACAACTGTGCCTTAGATCAATTTCAGCGCTTGGTTCTTGATGCTAGCAATCCAAACAACGATAAAATTACAACCATTACCGAAGACGCCTCAAATAATTTATATATAGGCACCTATGGTAATGGCATTTACAAACTGAACATTAACACCTTTAAAGTTGAAAAAGTAGCAAATTCGACCTTTCACGACCAATCGCACCGCATAAACATCAACTGCATGGAACATGTGGGCAACAACAAATTATACGTGGCTACAAATTATGGTTTAAAAGAAATTGATGTTGCTGAAAACAAACTGGTACACGCTAATTTTTACACGAAAGACAAAACCAGCTTTGAAACCGAAATTGCTACCCTTATGGTAGATCGAAACAACCAACTCTGGATTGGTACACAAGCCAACCAAGGGGTATATAAATGCACCCTGAATAAAAATCAAAACTACAGCATTATTAATGTTAAACAAATACCGCTAACAACAAAAAAAATAATCACTCTAGCCCAATTACCCGATGACACCATGATGGTTGGCACCGAAAACGATGGTCTTTTTCATTTAGATCAAAACGATGCTATAGTTAAAAATTACATTTATAGTAAAGAGGATGAAAACAGCTTATTACACAATTCCATTTGGAAATTATATGTAGACAACGATGGTCGCATTTGGATGGGATACTTTAATAGCGGTGTAGCCATTAGCGACGCTTTATACGATAAGTTTGAAGATATTAAAAGTTCTCCAAACAAAGACAATTCTCTTAAAATCACCTCTATTATGGCTATTATAAAAGATGAAAACGAAAATCTTTGGATGGCTACCGACGGCGGAGGTATTGATGTATTAAACACTAAAACTAATAAAATTACACATATAAACACCGAGGACCAAAGTGTGTATTCTGGATTAGCCTCTAACCATATCATGTCTTTGTTTAAAGATTCTAAAGGAAACATTTGGGCCGGTAGTTGGGATCATGGTTTGTTTTTTTTAAAAAAAGGAAGCCGAAAATTTATTTGCTACACGACCGAGAATGCCAAAGAATTACAATCCAACACCATTAGAAGTATTACCGAAGATGCTGAAGGGGTTATTTGGGTAGGCACTTCCTTTCAGGGCCTTCATGCCTTCAATCCGCAAACACAAGATTTCACACATTTCAATTCGGAAGCTTTTGTAAGGCATCGACTAAACACTACCGACGTTTCAAAAGTACTTATAGACACCAACGATAATTTATGGCTTGGCTCTGTAGACGGGCTTTTTAAAATTGAAAAAGATGGCATGCATATCAATAAAATATATGCTTTTTCAGATAAAATAAACAAAACATTCAACAGTTCGGCCAACACCAATTACATACTAAGCATTTACGAAGATTCTAAAGCTAATATCTGGGTGGGTACACGAGGTACAGGTCTTTATAAATACGACCCATCCAATAAGCAATTTGAATGGTTTAATAAATCAAATGGTTTAGACGAAGATAACGTTGCTGCCATAATCGAAGATGCCGACAACAACATATGGGTTAGCGGTAATTCGGGCTTAACAAAAATAACATTAAACCCCTTAGCGTATACCAATTATTCCATTAACGATGGTTTACTTTCTAACGATTTTAATTCTGGTGCCGTTTTAAAAGACAGCCAGGGTGTGCTCTACTTTGGCAATTTAAAAGGTCTCGATTATTTTCATCCCAACAATTTAAAAACCAATGCTAAGGTTCCTATTTTGCATTTAACCGATTTAAAATTGTTTAATGAAAAGGTAACCCCTAACCAAGAAGACTCGCCATTAAATAAAACCATTTCTGAAACACAAAGCATTACCCTAAACAGCAACCAATCGGTATTCACTATTGAATACACTGGTATAAACTTTACTAGACCCGAAAAAAACAACTATGCCTATTATTTAGAAGGATATGAAGATTCCTGGAATTATGTAGGACAAAAACGCAGTGCCACCTATACCAATCTGGATCAGGGCAACTATACTTTTAAATTAAAAGCATCAAACAATGATGGCGTTTGGACCGAAACCCCTTTAGAACTAAGCATAGAAATTCTACCACCATGGTGGAAATCTAACTGGGCCATTATCCTATACATCATCCTGTTCTTAATTAGCCTCTATTACCTCAACCACCTTACCCAGAGCAGAATAAAAGAAAAAGAGCTTATTAGAAATGAACGCATGCAGCGCATACAACAAGAGGAACTAAATCAGAATAAAATTCAGTTTTTCACCAATATCTCCCACGAGTTTCGTACGCCACTAACTTTAATCATGAATCCTCTAAAAGATCTCATTCACGACACGAAGTTAGACCTACCACACCATGTAAAAAACAAACATGCCATTATTAATAAAAATGCCGATCGCTTATACCGCCTTATTAATGAACTCATGGACTTTAGAAAACTGGAAATGCATAAACTTCATGTAAAAGCGAGAGCAATAAACCTTCTTGATTTCACAAAAAATATCGTAAGCTATTTTAAAGAAGAAGCTAACAATAAAAACATTTTATTAAGTGTCGATTCCGACAACCCCAATGCAACCGTTTGGGCCGATGTAAAAATGTTAGAAAAAATCATATTCAACTTACTATCCAACGCTATAAAAATTACTCCTGAAGGTGGCGCTATAAACATTGACTTATTAGCCACCGAGCAATTATACCATTTGCCTTTGGCCAATAAAGATGAAGACGTGCAAGCCGTAGAAATCATTATTTCAGATACAGGACCTGGACTAAACCCCGAAGAGGCCGATAAAATCTTTGAACGGTTTTATCAGGTGGAAAACCAAAGTAAAACCTATTTTGGAGGTACAGGCATTGGCCTTGAAGTTGTACAGAGTTTTGTAAAATTACACAAAGGCAATATTGAAGTAAGCAGTAAAGTTGGTGTAGGCACCACCTTTAAAATACTACTACCCACAGGTTATAATCACTTCGAAGAAAATCAAATTGTTTTTGATGATGCCTCCGAATTTCTTAACGATGATGACTTCTCCTATGTACCAACAGTAACCTTAGAAGAAGAAACCGAAGAACATTTAGAAGTCGTGGCTTCTCAAAAACACACCTTATTAATTATTGAAGACAACCAAGAACTTAGAACTTATTTAAAACTTGAGTTAAGCAAGTTGTATAAAGTGCTCGTTGCTAATAATGGTGTCGACGGATTAAAAATTGCTAAAGAAACCTTTCCAGATGTGGTGCTTACCGATGTGGTGATGCCCGAAATGGACGGTATGGAGTTTTGTAAACATTTAAAAAAGGATTTAAGTACCAGTCACATTCCCGTGTTAATGCTTACCGCTAAGGCAAAAGTAGAAGACCGTATTGAAGGTATAGAAACCGGAGCCGATGCTTATTTAGTAAAACCTTTCAATATACGCTTACTTAAACTAAGACTGGCTCAGCTTATTACCAGCAGACAACTTATTTTCAATAAATACTTTAGTGTGATTAGCGAAGTCCCACAGGATGTAAACAGCACCCCTTTAGATAAAGAATTTATTGAAAACGTATTAAACCACATTAACAAAAATATTGGCGACCCGAACCTGAACGTAGAATCCTTAGCCACCCAACTCAATTTAAGTAGAAGTCAGTTTTACCGTAAAATTAAAGCGCTTACTAATCAAACAGCTAGTGAGTTTTTAAGAAACATTAGACTGCAAAAAGCCAAACAAATTTTAGAAATGGGAGAAACCAATATTAGCAAAGTTTGTTACGCTACCGGTTTTTCATCCCATTCCTATTTTACCAAATGCTTTAAAAATTACTTTGGCTTTTTACCTACGGAAGTTAAGACTAAAACAGCTTCGTGA